In Camelina sativa cultivar DH55 chromosome 16, Cs, whole genome shotgun sequence, a single window of DNA contains:
- the LOC104751080 gene encoding uncharacterized protein LOC104751080, with translation MKRFHTSASISAALIMLLLALFSSKNNVEGRQMAPTSMDFTSSKAVRDLQINKGNKEESLRGEKDSFRRIPRSGSSPIQNKIDPLTDVGGNRKQQTTAREP, from the exons ATGAAGAGATTCCATACATCGGCATCGATCTCAGCAGCTCTGATTATGTTACTTCTAGCTTTGTTTAGCAGCAAGAATAATGTAGAGGGTCGTCAGATGGCACCAACTTCCATGGATTTCACATCTAGTAAAGCTGTGAGAGATTTGCAGATAAACAAGGGGAACAAGGAAGAGTCTCTAAGAGGTGAAAAAGATAGCTTCCGAAGAATCCCAAGGTCTGGCTCCAGCCCTATACAGAACAA GATCGATCCCCTAACTGATGTAGGAGGAAATAGGAAACAGCAAACCACAGCAAGAGAACCATAg